In the Methylophilus sp. 5 genome, one interval contains:
- a CDS encoding TadE/TadG family type IV pilus assembly protein, which yields MMPSLKHALYPWRLRAQQGSVAIEFVMLFLIFFALFYAMVNYALVMLMQSAFVHAVEEGARAAIAVDRLAYANNLVYLSNGVDPKVRSVVGNSLNWLPAKPKDKVLGSGNSKVQLSMSGNQLTVRVIYSGYVNDPLIPMLTLPIIGQIPKVPADLAGTAVIEL from the coding sequence ATGATGCCATCCCTCAAACACGCTTTATACCCCTGGCGATTACGCGCACAACAAGGATCGGTCGCGATTGAGTTTGTGATGCTGTTTTTGATTTTTTTTGCGCTGTTTTACGCCATGGTGAACTATGCATTGGTGATGCTCATGCAATCGGCTTTTGTGCATGCCGTAGAAGAAGGCGCACGTGCTGCGATTGCCGTAGATCGGCTGGCATATGCCAATAACCTGGTGTACTTAAGTAATGGCGTTGACCCGAAAGTGCGTAGCGTAGTTGGCAATTCGCTGAACTGGCTACCGGCCAAACCAAAAGACAAAGTGCTTGGCTCTGGCAACAGCAAAGTGCAATTGTCTATGAGCGGTAATCAGCTCACTGTACGCGTGATTTACAGCGGCTATGTCAATGACCCGCTGATCCCCATGCTGACATTACCCATCATCGGGCAGATTCCCAAGGTGCCTGCCGACCTGGCCGGCACGGCTGTGATCGAACTTTAA
- a CDS encoding multidrug efflux SMR transporter, producing MKYWLFLFAAILSEVTATSSLKASAGFTKAIPSVIVVVGYALSFYFLSLVLKAIPIGIAYAVWAGLGIVLLALVGWVVFGQALDTPAIIGIALILAGVIIMNVFSKTVAH from the coding sequence CTGAAATATTGGTTATTTTTATTCGCGGCCATTTTGAGTGAGGTGACGGCGACCTCCTCACTCAAAGCGAGCGCTGGCTTCACCAAAGCCATCCCGTCTGTCATCGTTGTGGTGGGCTATGCCCTGTCGTTTTACTTTTTGTCACTGGTATTAAAAGCGATTCCTATCGGCATTGCCTATGCTGTGTGGGCAGGTCTGGGCATTGTGCTATTGGCCCTGGTTGGCTGGGTGGTGTTTGGTCAGGCGTTGGATACGCCCGCCATCATTGGCATTGCGCTGATTCTGGCAGGCGTCATTATCATGAATGTGTTTTCGAAAACGGTCGCCCATTAA
- a CDS encoding pyridoxamine 5'-phosphate oxidase family protein, whose product MGKQFQALSEAHTSFIAAQKIFFVGTAADQGRVNISPKGMHTLKVLSPNRVIWLNVTGSGNETAAHVQQHARMTLMFMALVGDPLILRVYGQARVIHKKDPEWGGLINQFDRLPGARQIFELNVELVQTSCGMSVPYMDYVGERQQLNNWAEAKTEQGIEDYWLAKNHTSIDGFPTLIKEKSLG is encoded by the coding sequence ATGGGGAAGCAGTTTCAAGCATTAAGTGAGGCGCATACAAGCTTTATTGCCGCACAAAAAATATTTTTTGTTGGCACCGCGGCTGACCAGGGGCGGGTCAACATTTCGCCCAAAGGCATGCATACATTGAAAGTGCTGTCGCCTAATCGGGTGATTTGGTTAAACGTGACCGGCAGTGGCAATGAAACTGCAGCGCATGTGCAACAACATGCCAGGATGACGCTGATGTTTATGGCATTGGTAGGCGATCCACTTATTTTGCGTGTATACGGTCAGGCCAGGGTCATCCACAAAAAAGACCCTGAGTGGGGTGGCTTGATTAACCAGTTTGATCGTCTGCCAGGCGCCAGACAAATATTTGAGTTAAATGTTGAGTTGGTACAAACCTCTTGCGGCATGTCTGTGCCTTATATGGATTATGTCGGCGAACGGCAGCAGTTAAATAATTGGGCCGAGGCTAAAACCGAACAGGGCATTGAAGATTACTGGCTGGCAAAAAACCACACTAGCATCGACGGCTTCCCCACCTTGATTAAAGAAAAAAGCCTGGGTTAG
- a CDS encoding DUF2798 domain-containing protein, translating to MQYKLARKYTPLVFAFYMSAVMALLMCMVIVAINTGLAGDYVSRVINAYMLAMPSAFVFLQLVRPLVMKLVNATVAT from the coding sequence ATGCAATACAAATTAGCCCGTAAATATACACCGCTGGTGTTTGCTTTTTATATGTCAGCCGTGATGGCTTTGTTGATGTGTATGGTGATTGTCGCCATCAATACTGGGCTGGCTGGCGACTATGTCAGCAGAGTCATCAACGCCTATATGCTGGCGATGCCAAGCGCTTTTGTGTTTCTGCAATTGGTGCGGCCATTAGTGATGAAACTGGTCAACGCAACGGTCGCAACCTAG
- a CDS encoding A24 family peptidase: protein MTIAEMIVVAWCLSVSLADLYARRIPNYLTLGACLMATGWLLLTGHAMLGAHWQSVAIGVLASLLLTVPAYTARMLGAGDVKLLLAMALLGGWLATLLAFVIAAILALILGAAYMLFIRLSARPAKSGRWLPFGAALSAGLLCGLRITP, encoded by the coding sequence ATGACTATCGCAGAAATGATCGTGGTGGCCTGGTGCTTAAGTGTCAGCCTGGCCGATCTATACGCAAGGCGCATCCCTAATTACTTGACGCTTGGGGCATGCCTGATGGCGACAGGCTGGTTGCTGCTTACTGGCCATGCCATGCTTGGTGCGCACTGGCAGTCTGTGGCCATTGGGGTTCTCGCCAGCCTGCTGTTGACCGTGCCCGCCTATACCGCACGCATGCTGGGCGCTGGCGATGTCAAATTATTGCTGGCGATGGCGCTGCTTGGTGGCTGGCTCGCAACACTGCTGGCGTTTGTGATTGCCGCTATCTTGGCACTGATATTGGGGGCTGCATATATGTTGTTCATTCGATTAAGTGCCCGTCCGGCAAAGTCAGGCAGATGGCTGCCGTTTGGTGCCGCCTTAAGTGCCGGCCTACTCTGCGGCCTCAGGATAACGCCATGA
- a CDS encoding helix-turn-helix domain-containing protein, which yields MNISEVVKKTGIRASTLRYYEEIGLIKSLGRRGLQRYFAVDVIDQLALISLAKCADFSLQEITAMFAANDKPLVDRQPLLAKAEHIDATIKRLTIMSKCLKHAAVCQAPSHLECPSFRRLMQAAIKGRLTNATLK from the coding sequence ATGAATATCTCTGAAGTCGTCAAAAAGACCGGGATTCGCGCATCAACCCTTAGGTACTACGAAGAAATAGGCTTGATAAAATCACTGGGCAGAAGAGGGCTGCAAAGATACTTTGCGGTAGATGTGATAGACCAGCTCGCCCTCATATCGCTGGCTAAATGTGCTGATTTCTCCTTGCAAGAAATCACAGCCATGTTTGCCGCAAACGACAAGCCGCTCGTAGATCGCCAGCCGCTGCTGGCCAAAGCCGAACACATAGACGCCACCATCAAACGCCTCACCATCATGAGCAAGTGCCTCAAGCACGCAGCAGTCTGTCAGGCGCCATCGCATTTAGAATGTCCCTCGTTCAGGCGGCTCATGCAGGCAGCAATCAAAGGCAGGCTCACCAACGCAACACTTAAGTAG
- a CDS encoding GGDEF domain-containing protein, which yields MVNKTKENTIKTLAFNPHDLACEELRHVYRGKNSSKLIVLFSGFVAAAMLAWDIGGGYASAWYAWLLLAHAWHWWLGRLDFLSTNVSIELARINRHVMAAGMAGLGWGALSIALPLLSRPSKAAILIIMLIAVIVALPRLVVFLPIFFAFAAGVYVPLLLATPFLDFETLHMVLVILVVVGATLWASAREVRKILIDVLLKQISSEQASWEDRLTGIGNRRSFDANLANTWAQASRAKVPLSLMMVDVDFFKKFNDSYGHQAGDDCLRQVASALDSCARRAGDSITRYGGEEFAVVLFHTPLNEARNISESMLSAIQKLNIRHEQSSHDIVTISMGIATIVPTAESDMQQLVEEADKALYRAKENGRNRAEWQILGNVKTD from the coding sequence TTGGTCAATAAAACAAAAGAAAATACCATCAAGACTCTGGCGTTTAATCCGCATGATCTTGCCTGCGAAGAGTTGCGCCACGTTTACCGCGGCAAAAACAGTAGCAAGTTAATTGTATTGTTTAGCGGATTTGTGGCGGCGGCCATGCTGGCCTGGGATATCGGCGGCGGATATGCTTCTGCCTGGTATGCCTGGCTCTTGCTGGCCCACGCCTGGCATTGGTGGCTGGGGCGATTAGACTTCCTCTCAACCAATGTCAGCATTGAGCTGGCACGGATCAACCGCCATGTCATGGCCGCTGGCATGGCTGGGTTAGGCTGGGGCGCACTCTCTATCGCGCTACCTTTGCTCAGCCGCCCAAGCAAGGCCGCCATTCTGATTATCATGCTCATCGCGGTGATCGTAGCATTGCCACGGCTGGTGGTGTTTCTGCCAATTTTCTTTGCCTTCGCGGCCGGCGTATATGTTCCGCTTTTGCTTGCCACGCCATTTCTGGATTTTGAAACCCTGCATATGGTGCTGGTCATTCTGGTGGTGGTTGGCGCAACACTTTGGGCCTCGGCACGCGAGGTACGCAAAATTTTGATTGATGTGCTGCTCAAACAGATATCGTCAGAACAGGCCTCCTGGGAGGATCGCCTGACGGGCATTGGCAACCGGCGTAGCTTTGATGCCAACCTGGCCAACACCTGGGCGCAGGCATCGCGTGCCAAAGTGCCCCTCTCTTTAATGATGGTTGATGTCGACTTTTTCAAAAAATTCAATGACAGCTATGGGCACCAGGCAGGAGATGACTGCCTGCGACAGGTAGCGTCGGCGCTCGATAGTTGCGCACGCAGGGCGGGCGACTCTATCACCCGTTACGGCGGCGAAGAGTTTGCGGTGGTGCTGTTTCATACCCCATTGAATGAAGCCCGCAATATTAGCGAAAGCATGTTGAGCGCGATCCAAAAACTCAATATCCGCCACGAGCAATCGTCACATGACATCGTCACTATTTCTATGGGCATTGCGACCATTGTGCCGACCGCTGAAAGTGATATGCAACAGTTGGTAGAAGAGGCAGATAAAGCGCTTTATCGCGCCAAGGAAAACGGGCGAAATCGCGCTGAATGGCAAATACTGGGCAATGTAAAAACAGATTGA
- a CDS encoding Flp family type IVb pilin, with protein sequence MQNTIKAILSAFTRDEEGASAIEYALIAAMVAIALVSFVKPINALIVDIFTKISAALTP encoded by the coding sequence ATGCAAAATACGATTAAAGCCATTCTTTCAGCCTTCACTCGCGACGAGGAAGGTGCAAGCGCCATTGAGTATGCATTAATTGCAGCGATGGTCGCTATTGCACTGGTCAGCTTCGTCAAGCCGATCAATGCCCTCATTGTAGATATCTTTACTAAAATCAGCGCAGCACTCACCCCATAG
- a CDS encoding methyl-accepting chemotaxis protein → MKINLPVTQQEILLQQGVSIVSKTDLKGAITYINRDFIEVSGFSELELVGKNHNIIRHPDMPSAAFADLWRTVKAGKPWNGIVKNRCKNGDHYWVEANVAPIRQGATVVGYMSVRSIATRDQIEQAEKLYQLMRDGKQPKVRWADKLTARLHDVSITYKLMAAVLGPVLAMTAADMYAGHGKGWLAAGVGVGTALVAIALFSAKLKTTLRVMSEAINGLAGGNLEVRVDTRGDDEFGSLMKMLKSMQIKLGFDVNDARKLAEQAGRLQSALDQSAVALMFADSMHHLEYMNDAAKRLWGEMATSIGDAFPGYSVDQMLGSSIGKYLAHADEHALFSQQLTQPQSAEINMYGKKIQVLIVPVFSAKGEYLGRMSQWTDRTAESIGEQEVFRLVQEAAQGNLSQRVNTAQLPEGFVKQVGQGINQILDALIKPLNVAAKYVEQIAKGQIPAKITDEYHGDFNTIKNNLNRCIDAVNALITDVNQLSQAAIEGRLSTRADLTRHQGDFKKIVTGVNATLDSVIGPLNVAAQCVADISNGQIPAKITAPYQGDFNAIKHNLNTCIDAVNNLVADVNLLAEAARDGRITERADATKHAGDFRQIVAGVNNTLDLIVAPIVAVTQAIETITTAANEISSGNADLSSRTENQASSLEQTAASMEELASTVKQNAGNAVQANELALTASEIAIKGGKVVNEVVSTMGAINDSAKKIEDIISVIDGIAFQTNILALNAAVEAARAGEQGRGFAVVAGEVRTLAQRSASAAKEIKALITDSVTKTAEGTRLVENAGITMDEVVSAVQRVADIINEISAASTEQTAGIDQVNQAVTSMDDTTQQNAALVEQAAAAAESLVDQANQLAEVVSQFKLDPHKRGTTDRHQRLLQRTGT, encoded by the coding sequence ATGAAGATAAATTTACCCGTGACACAGCAAGAGATCCTCTTGCAACAAGGTGTCTCGATTGTGTCCAAAACCGACTTAAAAGGCGCGATTACTTATATCAACCGCGACTTTATCGAGGTGAGCGGATTTTCTGAGCTGGAGCTGGTCGGCAAAAACCACAATATCATTCGTCACCCGGATATGCCGTCGGCTGCATTTGCCGATTTGTGGCGCACGGTTAAAGCGGGTAAGCCGTGGAATGGCATTGTCAAAAACCGCTGTAAAAATGGCGACCATTATTGGGTCGAGGCCAACGTCGCGCCGATTCGTCAAGGTGCTACGGTGGTTGGCTATATGTCGGTGCGCTCTATCGCGACGCGTGACCAGATTGAGCAGGCAGAAAAACTTTATCAGTTGATGCGGGATGGCAAGCAGCCAAAAGTGCGCTGGGCCGACAAGCTGACCGCACGTCTGCATGATGTGTCGATTACTTATAAATTGATGGCGGCGGTGTTGGGCCCGGTGCTGGCCATGACCGCAGCTGATATGTATGCAGGCCATGGCAAGGGATGGTTGGCGGCAGGTGTTGGTGTCGGCACTGCGCTGGTGGCGATTGCTTTGTTTTCGGCCAAGTTGAAAACGACCTTGCGTGTGATGAGTGAGGCTATCAATGGTCTGGCCGGGGGCAATCTGGAGGTACGGGTCGACACGCGTGGCGACGATGAGTTTGGTAGCCTGATGAAGATGCTTAAATCCATGCAGATTAAACTCGGGTTCGATGTGAATGACGCCAGGAAACTGGCCGAACAGGCTGGCCGTTTACAGTCTGCGCTGGATCAAAGTGCAGTTGCCTTGATGTTTGCCGATAGCATGCATCATCTGGAATATATGAACGATGCTGCGAAGCGTTTGTGGGGTGAGATGGCAACCAGCATTGGTGACGCTTTCCCCGGTTATAGCGTCGATCAGATGCTTGGCAGCAGCATAGGTAAGTATCTTGCGCATGCTGATGAACATGCATTATTTAGCCAGCAACTGACACAACCGCAGTCTGCAGAAATAAATATGTATGGCAAAAAAATACAGGTGCTGATCGTGCCGGTGTTTAGTGCTAAAGGCGAGTATCTGGGCCGGATGTCGCAATGGACCGATAGAACGGCCGAATCTATCGGCGAGCAGGAAGTGTTTCGCCTGGTGCAAGAGGCCGCACAGGGTAACTTGTCGCAACGGGTAAATACTGCGCAGTTGCCCGAGGGCTTTGTCAAGCAAGTGGGTCAGGGCATCAATCAGATTCTGGATGCGCTGATCAAGCCACTCAATGTGGCCGCGAAGTATGTAGAGCAAATAGCCAAAGGCCAGATTCCGGCAAAAATCACAGACGAATATCATGGTGATTTTAATACCATTAAGAATAACCTGAATCGGTGTATTGATGCCGTGAATGCGCTGATTACAGACGTGAACCAATTATCACAAGCGGCTATTGAAGGCAGATTGTCTACCCGTGCTGATTTGACGCGCCATCAGGGCGATTTTAAAAAGATTGTGACCGGCGTGAATGCGACGCTCGATTCGGTGATCGGTCCGTTGAATGTGGCCGCGCAATGTGTGGCGGATATTTCAAACGGTCAGATTCCGGCAAAAATTACCGCGCCTTACCAGGGCGATTTTAATGCGATAAAACATAATTTGAATACCTGCATTGATGCGGTGAATAATCTGGTGGCGGACGTTAATTTGCTGGCGGAAGCAGCCCGTGATGGCCGCATTACCGAGCGCGCAGATGCGACTAAGCATGCAGGCGATTTTCGTCAAATTGTGGCTGGTGTCAACAATACGTTGGACTTGATTGTGGCGCCGATTGTGGCCGTGACACAAGCGATTGAAACCATCACCACCGCCGCCAATGAGATCTCCAGCGGCAATGCCGATTTGTCGTCTCGTACCGAAAATCAGGCCTCCAGCCTGGAGCAAACGGCGGCTAGCATGGAGGAGCTGGCCTCGACCGTTAAGCAAAATGCAGGCAATGCGGTACAGGCAAATGAGTTAGCGCTCACTGCCTCTGAAATCGCCATTAAAGGCGGAAAAGTGGTGAATGAGGTGGTATCGACCATGGGGGCGATTAATGACAGCGCCAAAAAGATTGAAGACATTATTTCAGTGATTGACGGCATTGCGTTCCAGACTAATATCCTTGCCCTCAATGCTGCTGTTGAGGCGGCGCGGGCAGGTGAGCAAGGCCGCGGGTTTGCGGTGGTGGCGGGTGAAGTGCGTACCCTGGCGCAGCGATCTGCCAGTGCGGCCAAAGAAATAAAAGCGCTGATTACCGACTCGGTGACCAAGACTGCAGAAGGCACCAGGCTGGTAGAAAATGCGGGCATTACCATGGATGAGGTGGTGAGCGCCGTGCAACGGGTGGCTGATATTATTAATGAAATTTCAGCCGCGTCTACCGAGCAAACTGCGGGTATTGATCAGGTCAATCAGGCCGTGACCAGCATGGATGACACCACGCAGCAAAATGCCGCTTTGGTTGAGCAGGCCGCTGCGGCGGCTGAGTCGTTGGTAGATCAGGCCAATCAACTGGCAGAAGTGGTGAGTCAGTTTAAGCTGGATCCGCACAAACGCGGCACGACAGACCGGCACCAGCGGTTGCTGCAAAGAACAGGCACTTAA
- a CDS encoding DUF2938 family protein — protein sequence MNIQQTVLIEGLWLGLLATALFDGGLFLQRQWGVRTLNFAYLGRWIGHFKQLKYMHDNIGQAPALAHEWLIGVLGHYAIGVFIAELLLLAEGAAWMLTPAILPALVVGMLTVAFPLLIMQPGMGAGVAFSNTPRPCSNSLKSLLNHTVFGVCLYAAAELIRVIRLIWF from the coding sequence ATGAATATACAGCAGACTGTTCTTATAGAGGGGCTGTGGCTTGGTTTGTTGGCCACCGCATTGTTTGATGGCGGGCTGTTTTTACAGCGGCAATGGGGGGTGCGCACACTCAATTTTGCTTATCTTGGTCGCTGGATCGGTCATTTTAAACAGCTGAAATACATGCATGACAATATTGGGCAGGCGCCAGCGTTGGCGCATGAGTGGCTGATTGGCGTGCTTGGGCATTATGCGATTGGTGTTTTTATCGCAGAACTGCTGTTGCTGGCTGAAGGCGCAGCATGGATGCTCACCCCGGCAATCCTGCCTGCCCTTGTCGTCGGCATGCTCACGGTTGCTTTTCCGCTACTCATTATGCAGCCCGGCATGGGGGCTGGTGTTGCCTTTAGCAACACACCACGTCCCTGCAGCAACAGCCTGAAAAGCCTGCTTAACCACACTGTGTTTGGTGTGTGTTTGTATGCTGCAGCTGAGCTGATTCGCGTCATACGTTTAATCTGGTTTTAA